In Candidatus Epulonipiscium sp., a single genomic region encodes these proteins:
- a CDS encoding oligopeptide transporter, OPT family, whose protein sequence is MPQKGLSSGAYGLKEGEKYTPYIPSNTIIPEFTVLSVILGILLSVIFGAANAYLGLKVGMTVSASIPAAVISMAIVRVILKRKSILENNMVQTIASAGESLAAGAIFTLPALFLWGETPSALTMTLITLVGGVLGVLFMIPIRRYLIVQEHGKLPYPEGTACAEVLIAGEEGGSSAGLIFSGGGLGLIYKFLGDGLKLFPTEIETKIRGFKGAAIGMDVLPALLGVGFIIGPKISAYMLAGAILAWLGFIPMISFIGNNLTSAVAPSVDLIKDIGYWGIWSDYIRYIGAGAVATGGVISMIKSLPVMVSSFKDAIKGYGSRGDAFTERTDTDLKGKFVTITVIALIVLMGILPIIPVGIMGAILIAIFGFLFVTVSSRIVGLLGSSSNPVSGMTIATLLFTTIIMKATGATGKPGMIATLCVGAVICTAAAIAGDASQDLKTGYLIGATPWKQQLGEIIGVVASAVAIGFIMILLNNAYTFGSKGLGAPQATLMKLVIEGIMEGNLPWNLVFIGVSSSIVFEVLGISSLPVAIGIYLPIHLSTPIMAGGLIKGALDMFVKDEKDNKAKTENGILFSSGLIAGEGLMGIILAGFAAANIDFAFETFPLGQIGALIIFALVTLSLIYYVFIKKTKENI, encoded by the coding sequence ATGCCACAAAAAGGATTGTCTTCGGGGGCCTATGGGCTTAAGGAGGGGGAAAAATATACGCCATATATCCCATCTAATACTATAATACCGGAATTTACTGTTCTATCAGTAATATTAGGCATTCTATTATCTGTTATATTTGGGGCTGCAAATGCTTATTTAGGCTTAAAGGTGGGTATGACTGTTTCGGCATCAATACCAGCTGCAGTTATTTCTATGGCTATTGTTAGGGTTATTTTAAAAAGAAAATCTATCTTGGAAAATAATATGGTACAAACCATAGCATCAGCTGGAGAATCTTTAGCTGCAGGAGCAATTTTCACTCTACCTGCCCTATTTCTTTGGGGTGAAACCCCAAGCGCATTAACTATGACCCTTATCACTTTAGTCGGTGGTGTTCTTGGAGTGTTGTTCATGATACCTATAAGAAGATACTTAATTGTGCAAGAACACGGCAAATTACCTTATCCCGAGGGAACTGCCTGTGCCGAGGTTCTTATTGCTGGGGAAGAAGGCGGAAGCAGTGCAGGTTTAATATTTAGCGGCGGTGGGTTAGGACTTATTTATAAATTTCTAGGAGATGGGTTAAAACTCTTTCCAACAGAAATCGAAACTAAAATAAGGGGCTTTAAAGGTGCCGCTATCGGTATGGATGTTCTCCCTGCTCTTCTTGGAGTTGGGTTTATAATTGGTCCTAAGATTTCAGCCTACATGCTTGCTGGAGCCATTTTAGCATGGCTTGGATTCATTCCAATGATTTCCTTTATCGGGAATAACCTAACCTCGGCAGTGGCTCCCTCAGTTGATTTAATTAAAGATATAGGCTACTGGGGAATATGGTCTGATTATATCCGATATATAGGTGCTGGTGCTGTTGCTACCGGTGGGGTTATCAGCATGATAAAATCTCTCCCGGTTATGGTATCATCCTTTAAGGATGCTATTAAAGGTTATGGCTCTAGGGGTGATGCCTTTACTGAAAGAACTGATACAGATTTAAAAGGAAAATTCGTTACCATTACTGTGATTGCTTTAATTGTTCTTATGGGTATACTACCCATTATCCCCGTGGGTATAATGGGAGCTATCTTGATTGCTATTTTTGGTTTCTTATTTGTAACCGTTTCCTCAAGAATTGTAGGGCTTCTTGGCAGTTCATCAAATCCTGTTTCAGGTATGACCATAGCAACCCTACTATTTACTACGATAATAATGAAGGCAACTGGTGCTACCGGAAAACCGGGAATGATTGCAACCCTTTGCGTTGGTGCAGTAATCTGTACAGCAGCTGCCATAGCAGGAGATGCTTCCCAAGATTTAAAAACCGGCTATCTCATCGGTGCTACCCCTTGGAAACAGCAATTGGGTGAAATTATTGGGGTCGTGGCATCTGCTGTAGCCATAGGCTTCATCATGATTTTACTAAATAATGCCTATACTTTTGGTTCAAAAGGATTAGGAGCACCCCAAGCAACTCTTATGAAGCTTGTTATAGAAGGTATTATGGAGGGTAATCTACCTTGGAATCTTGTATTTATTGGTGTATCCTCTTCTATAGTATTTGAGGTTTTGGGCATATCTTCCCTACCCGTTGCTATAGGAATATACCTACCGATTCATTTATCAACTCCTATAATGGCAGGAGGACTTATAAAGGGTGCCCTAGATATGTTTGTTAAAGATGAAAAGGATAATAAGGCTAAAACAGAAAATGGTATCCTGTTTAGTTCAGGTCTAATTGCAGGGGAAGGATTAATGGGAATAATTCTAGCAGGGTTTGCTGCAGCCAACATAGATTTTGCATTTGAGACTTTCCCCTTAGGACAGATAGGAGCCTTGATAATATTTGCATTGGTAACATTATCCTTGATATACTATGTATTTATTAAAAAAACAAAAGAAAACATATAG
- a CDS encoding PqqD family protein: protein MKKNKNILTMIPTKNKRILWKIKKGRVILTINRSTPFDRLMHKLFKIPLRTNVELEEFGSFIWQQCDGIKTIYDISQNLEDKFGERVNPVLERLLVYMKSLKDNNFITLK, encoded by the coding sequence ATGAAAAAAAATAAAAATATATTAACTATGATACCTACAAAAAACAAGAGGATACTCTGGAAAATTAAAAAAGGCAGGGTGATCCTAACTATAAATAGGAGCACCCCCTTTGATAGGCTCATGCATAAACTTTTTAAAATACCCCTAAGGACCAATGTAGAGTTGGAGGAATTTGGTTCATTTATATGGCAGCAATGCGATGGAATTAAAACCATTTATGATATTTCTCAAAACCTAGAGGACAAATTCGGTGAAAGGGTTAATCCAGTTTTAGAAAGACTATTAGTATACATGAAAAGTTTAAAGGATAATAATTTTATTACCCTAAAATAA
- the nifJ gene encoding pyruvate:ferredoxin (flavodoxin) oxidoreductase, producing the protein MSKVMKTMDGNTAAAHVSYAFTEVAGIYPITPSSPMAEHVDEWAANGRKNIFGQEVNVVELQSEAGAAGTFHGSLAAGALTTTFTASQGLLLMIPNMYKVAGELLPGVIHVSARAVASHALSIFGDHSDVMACRQTGFALLASTNVQEVIDLASVAHLSAIKSRVPFLHFFDGFRTSHEIQKVEVIDYEEYKRLIDMDAVKAFRKNALNPEHPVLRGTAQNPDIFFQAREASNPFYDRLPAIVEDYMKEINKITGRNYGLFNYYGASDADRVIIAMGSVVDTIEETVDYLNSKGEKVGLLKVRLYRPFSIEHFLKEIPSSVKKIAVLDRTKEPGATGDPLYLDVCSAFIDKADRPVIVGGRYGLGSKDTTPAQIVAVYENLNADAPKNQFTIGIVDDVTFKSLPLGEELDVSGSSTISCKFWGLGSDGTVGANKNSIKIIGDHTDMYAQAYFDYDSKKSGGVTISHLRFGKEPIRSTYLINKANFVACHNPSYLDRYDMVSDLKEGGTFLLNCGWNAEELEEKLPAQMKKIIADRKINFYTIDGVSIAKEIGLGNRINTVLQSAFFKLANIIPIEDAVKYMKQAIVDSYGRKGEKIVNMNYAAVDRGVDGFMKVEVPAHWTNANAFEEVAATMELPEFVTTIQDPVNRQQGNKLPVSAFVGREDGTFPQGTSKFEKRGIAVEVPEWQIDNCIQCNQCSYVCPHAAIRPFLVSEEEAKNTPEGFETKKAIGKGLENYTYKIQVSALDCTGCGSCAEVCPSKQKALVMKPIETQTKEIENWEYAMTLSKKENPLNTATVKGSQFEQPLLEFSGACAGCGETPYAKLITQLFGDRMYIANATGCSSIWAGSAPSTPYTTNENGYGPAWANSLFEDNAEYGFGMYTAVKQIRSRLKDIAEEAVSLDISEDIKATLKDWVENVNNAAGSKKATLTLLPMLEAYNGSGRAKEIFEEILEKREFLVKKSQWILGGDGWAYDIGFGGLDHVLASGEDINVLVFDTEVYSNTGGQASKSTPTGSVAKFAASGKPIKKKDLGRMMMSYGYVYVAQVAMGANQNQLIKALIEAESYPGPSLVIAYSPCINHGIRIGMGCTQEQTKKAVEAGYWHLYRYNPLLKEDGKNPFTLDSKAPKEDYKEFIMGEVRYSSLTRTFPEIAEKLFEQAEKDAKERLEAYQSLANME; encoded by the coding sequence ATGTCAAAAGTTATGAAAACGATGGATGGAAATACGGCTGCAGCTCATGTTTCATATGCATTCACTGAAGTTGCCGGAATCTATCCAATTACACCATCATCACCTATGGCTGAGCATGTTGATGAATGGGCTGCTAATGGGAGGAAAAATATTTTCGGACAAGAAGTAAATGTGGTTGAATTACAATCAGAAGCAGGGGCTGCGGGTACCTTTCACGGATCCTTAGCAGCAGGGGCATTAACAACAACATTTACAGCTTCCCAAGGGTTACTTCTTATGATTCCTAACATGTACAAGGTAGCAGGGGAACTTTTACCTGGAGTTATTCATGTAAGTGCCCGTGCTGTAGCTAGCCATGCCCTATCCATCTTTGGGGATCACTCAGACGTTATGGCATGCCGTCAAACAGGATTTGCACTTCTTGCATCTACTAATGTGCAGGAAGTAATCGATTTAGCTTCTGTAGCTCATCTTAGTGCCATTAAGTCAAGAGTTCCTTTTCTTCATTTCTTTGATGGATTTAGAACATCCCATGAAATCCAGAAGGTTGAAGTAATTGATTATGAAGAATACAAAAGACTCATTGATATGGATGCTGTAAAAGCATTTAGAAAAAATGCTCTGAATCCAGAACATCCTGTTCTAAGAGGAACAGCACAAAATCCAGATATCTTCTTCCAAGCTAGGGAAGCATCTAATCCTTTTTATGATAGACTTCCGGCAATCGTAGAAGATTACATGAAAGAAATTAATAAAATTACAGGACGAAATTATGGGTTGTTTAACTATTACGGAGCATCAGATGCAGATAGAGTAATTATTGCTATGGGCTCAGTGGTAGATACAATAGAAGAAACAGTGGATTATTTAAATAGTAAAGGGGAAAAAGTAGGTCTTCTTAAAGTACGTTTGTATAGGCCATTCTCCATAGAACATTTCTTAAAAGAAATTCCAAGCTCAGTTAAAAAGATAGCTGTATTAGATAGAACTAAAGAACCAGGAGCAACCGGAGATCCACTTTACCTTGATGTATGTTCTGCATTTATAGATAAAGCAGATCGCCCTGTTATTGTGGGGGGGCGCTATGGATTAGGTTCAAAAGATACAACCCCAGCACAAATTGTAGCGGTATACGAAAACCTTAATGCAGATGCTCCAAAAAATCAATTTACAATCGGTATTGTTGATGATGTTACCTTTAAATCCCTACCATTAGGAGAGGAATTAGACGTATCAGGTTCAAGCACAATCAGCTGTAAATTTTGGGGACTTGGTTCCGATGGAACAGTAGGAGCTAATAAAAACTCCATTAAAATTATCGGAGACCATACGGATATGTATGCTCAAGCATATTTTGATTATGACTCTAAGAAATCTGGTGGGGTGACGATTTCCCATCTTCGTTTTGGTAAAGAGCCAATCAGATCTACATATTTAATAAATAAGGCAAACTTTGTTGCATGTCATAACCCATCTTATTTAGATAGATATGACATGGTGTCCGATCTAAAAGAAGGGGGAACCTTTTTACTTAACTGCGGTTGGAATGCGGAAGAATTAGAAGAAAAACTTCCAGCACAGATGAAAAAAATTATTGCAGATAGAAAAATTAATTTTTATACTATAGATGGGGTAAGTATTGCAAAGGAAATCGGACTTGGAAACCGTATCAATACAGTATTACAGTCTGCATTCTTTAAATTAGCTAATATTATTCCTATAGAAGATGCTGTTAAGTATATGAAACAAGCTATCGTAGATTCCTACGGCAGAAAAGGCGAAAAGATTGTTAATATGAACTATGCTGCTGTAGATAGAGGGGTAGATGGATTTATGAAAGTAGAAGTTCCTGCTCACTGGACTAATGCCAATGCATTTGAAGAAGTAGCAGCAACGATGGAACTACCAGAATTTGTTACAACAATCCAAGACCCTGTAAATAGACAACAAGGAAACAAACTTCCTGTTAGTGCATTTGTTGGCAGAGAAGATGGTACATTCCCACAAGGTACTTCTAAATTCGAAAAAAGAGGAATCGCTGTGGAGGTTCCAGAGTGGCAAATTGATAACTGTATCCAATGTAATCAATGTTCATATGTATGTCCTCATGCTGCAATCCGTCCGTTTTTGGTAAGTGAAGAAGAGGCAAAGAATACACCAGAAGGATTTGAAACAAAGAAAGCCATCGGTAAAGGTTTAGAAAACTATACCTATAAAATACAAGTATCTGCTCTAGATTGTACTGGATGTGGAAGTTGTGCTGAGGTTTGTCCTTCCAAACAAAAGGCATTGGTTATGAAACCAATTGAAACACAGACAAAAGAAATCGAAAACTGGGAATATGCAATGACCTTAAGCAAAAAGGAAAATCCTCTAAATACTGCAACAGTAAAAGGAAGCCAATTTGAACAGCCATTACTCGAATTCTCGGGGGCTTGTGCAGGATGCGGAGAAACCCCATATGCTAAATTAATTACTCAGCTATTCGGAGATAGGATGTATATTGCCAATGCTACAGGATGTTCCTCTATTTGGGCAGGCAGTGCTCCATCTACTCCATATACAACCAATGAAAACGGATATGGACCAGCTTGGGCAAACTCCTTATTCGAAGATAATGCAGAGTACGGATTTGGTATGTATACAGCTGTAAAACAAATACGAAGCAGATTAAAAGATATAGCAGAAGAAGCAGTATCATTAGATATTTCTGAAGATATTAAGGCTACTCTTAAGGATTGGGTAGAAAATGTTAATAATGCAGCAGGTTCTAAGAAAGCTACATTAACATTATTACCTATGTTAGAAGCTTATAACGGCAGTGGAAGAGCTAAAGAAATATTCGAAGAAATCCTAGAAAAGAGAGAATTCTTAGTTAAGAAATCTCAGTGGATTCTAGGAGGAGATGGATGGGCATATGATATCGGATTTGGTGGTTTAGACCATGTATTGGCTTCTGGAGAAGATATAAATGTTCTTGTATTTGATACAGAGGTTTATTCTAATACAGGGGGACAGGCTTCTAAGTCTACACCAACAGGTTCCGTTGCAAAATTTGCAGCTTCTGGTAAACCAATCAAGAAAAAAGATCTTGGAAGAATGATGATGTCCTATGGGTATGTATATGTAGCACAGGTAGCTATGGGTGCAAATCAAAATCAGCTCATTAAAGCTTTAATTGAAGCAGAAAGTTATCCTGGACCATCCCTAGTTATTGCTTATTCACCATGTATTAATCATGGTATTAGAATAGGAATGGGATGCACACAAGAACAAACTAAAAAAGCTGTAGAAGCAGGATACTGGCACCTATATAGATATAATCCACTTCTAAAAGAAGATGGAAAGAATCCATTTACTTTAGATTCTAAGGCACCAAAGGAAGACTATAAAGAATTTATTATGGGAGAAGTAAGGTATTCATCACTTACTAGAACATTCCCAGAAATAGCAGAAAAGCTATTTGAACAAGCAGAAAAAGATGCTAAAGAAAGACTTGAAGCTTATCAAAGCTTAGCAAATATGGAATAA
- a CDS encoding sensor histidine kinase — translation MDIKLKNNFKKAVMAITFIILFSYSFGILQTNFNWLPYRLKGSYFKTEEFTSEVERFLNLFSEIYLDKNESIKIESDDIMELKNHYDNIVDNKISKIEVEYESKIAEASNNNAFDYAQELLRERNEKMEEIRKKYEKPEEELEKELINTKTAELEKNLENTKSRFWHMQNYIKYYIEEGNGKVYSNVPENVLYADIRANSLYMREFPCYTKANDNMISINRFFITRNLKGFIAIPKDEHSLIAENAYDYKNSTIRFLVYLLLSLSILVFSLILGFKKRKDILEVVEPLRKYYNSLPIDIRLLGLIMVLFFSNTITIRFYLTTIYKDIIMLIIYSLFLGMVFLQIYFLLPMFKSTEILKSLWKESILWRIKGKLENSLLFKSVVFKLLFIMGSIFALGMGAIVVLKRFEFIILYFPVALILGGGILYYVFSKLGYFNIILKSTEEVLNGNLNNQIELKGKGPLRKLAVNINKMQEGVDNSKKSQIKSERLKTELISNVSHDLRTPLTSIMNYTELLKSKDITEEDRKKYIGIIDKKSKRLKVLIDDLFEVSKMATGNIELFREKIDIVQLTKQALGEHDEKIKKSSLDFRVTSLSPHVYAWVDGRKMWRVFDNIISNILKYSLDNTRVYINSTETDKDITITFKNISNYELEENIEELFERFKRGDTSRNTEGSGLGLAIAKSIVDCHGGELNIELDGDLFKTIIKLNK, via the coding sequence TTGGATATAAAATTGAAAAATAATTTTAAGAAAGCAGTCATGGCAATTACATTTATAATATTATTTTCTTATAGTTTTGGGATATTACAAACAAATTTTAATTGGCTTCCATATAGGTTGAAAGGTAGTTACTTTAAAACGGAAGAATTTACATCAGAAGTTGAACGATTTCTTAATTTGTTTTCTGAAATCTACTTAGATAAGAATGAAAGCATAAAAATAGAATCAGATGATATAATGGAGCTGAAAAATCACTATGATAATATAGTGGATAATAAAATATCCAAGATTGAAGTTGAATATGAAAGTAAAATAGCAGAAGCCAGTAATAATAATGCCTTTGACTATGCACAAGAATTACTAAGAGAACGAAATGAAAAGATGGAAGAAATAAGAAAAAAATATGAAAAACCAGAAGAAGAGTTAGAGAAAGAATTAATAAATACAAAAACAGCCGAACTAGAAAAGAATCTAGAAAATACCAAGTCTAGATTTTGGCATATGCAAAACTATATTAAATATTATATAGAGGAAGGCAATGGAAAGGTTTATTCTAATGTTCCTGAGAATGTTCTTTATGCTGATATAAGAGCTAATAGTCTATATATGCGGGAGTTTCCTTGTTATACAAAAGCTAACGATAATATGATTAGTATCAATAGATTTTTCATTACTAGGAATTTAAAAGGATTTATAGCCATACCCAAGGATGAACACAGTTTAATAGCAGAAAATGCCTATGATTATAAAAATAGTACAATTAGATTTCTGGTATATTTACTACTTTCCTTAAGTATTCTAGTATTTTCTTTAATACTAGGATTTAAAAAGAGAAAGGACATATTAGAAGTTGTAGAACCCTTAAGAAAATATTATAATTCCCTCCCTATTGATATTAGGCTTCTAGGACTAATCATGGTACTATTTTTTAGTAACACCATAACCATACGATTTTATTTAACTACTATATATAAGGATATTATAATGCTTATAATATATTCCTTATTTTTAGGAATGGTTTTTTTGCAGATATATTTCTTATTACCTATGTTTAAATCCACAGAAATACTAAAATCTCTATGGAAAGAAAGTATTCTTTGGAGAATAAAGGGGAAATTAGAAAACAGTCTTCTATTTAAAAGCGTAGTATTTAAACTTTTATTTATTATGGGAAGCATATTTGCGCTGGGAATGGGAGCTATTGTAGTACTAAAGAGGTTTGAATTTATCATTTTATACTTTCCAGTAGCCCTAATTTTAGGAGGAGGAATTTTATATTATGTCTTTAGCAAATTAGGATATTTTAATATTATTTTAAAATCCACCGAGGAAGTCTTAAATGGAAACCTTAATAATCAAATAGAATTAAAAGGAAAGGGACCTTTAAGAAAACTTGCAGTAAATATAAATAAAATGCAAGAGGGAGTAGATAATTCAAAGAAATCCCAAATTAAAAGTGAAAGACTGAAGACGGAGCTTATTTCTAATGTAAGCCATGATCTTAGAACCCCCCTTACCTCTATCATGAATTATACAGAACTACTAAAAAGTAAAGATATAACAGAAGAAGATAGGAAAAAATATATAGGAATAATAGATAAAAAGTCAAAAAGGTTAAAGGTGCTTATTGATGATCTATTTGAAGTTTCTAAAATGGCTACAGGAAATATAGAGTTATTTAGAGAAAAGATAGATATCGTCCAGCTTACCAAACAAGCCTTAGGAGAACATGATGAAAAAATCAAAAAGTCTTCCTTAGATTTTAGGGTTACCTCTTTAAGTCCCCATGTTTATGCATGGGTTGATGGCCGTAAGATGTGGAGAGTATTTGATAATATTATAAGTAATATTTTAAAATATTCTTTAGATAATACTAGGGTTTATATAAATAGCACCGAGACTGATAAAGATATAACTATTACCTTTAAAAACATTTCAAATTACGAACTAGAAGAAAACATAGAAGAACTCTTTGAAAGATTTAAAAGGGGAGATACCTCAAGAAATACAGAAGGTTCAGGGCTTGGTCTTGCCATAGCAAAATCCATAGTAGATTGCCATGGAGGAGAACTCAATATAGAGTTAGACGGAGATTTATTTAAAACTATAATAAAGTTAAACAAGTAG
- a CDS encoding response regulator transcription factor: MKKYSVLVVDDEKEIRDAIEIYLKNEGISVIHAKDGIEAMEILEIEEIHLILMDIMMPRQDGVSTTFKIREEKNIPIIMLTAKGEDTDKVLGLKIGADDYVTKPFNPIELIARVKAQLRRYMELGVYEGLKKVIDINGLILNQETKEIIANGERVRLTFTEYKILELLMVNAPRVYSIDEIYEKVWNQPSFCSENTVAVHIRKIREKIEINSKEPRYLKVVWGIGYKIEK, translated from the coding sequence ATGAAAAAATATTCAGTTTTAGTAGTGGATGACGAGAAAGAAATAAGAGATGCCATTGAGATTTATTTAAAAAATGAAGGGATAAGTGTAATTCATGCTAAAGATGGCATAGAAGCAATGGAAATTTTAGAAATAGAGGAAATACATTTAATACTTATGGATATCATGATGCCAAGACAAGACGGGGTAAGTACCACCTTCAAAATCCGAGAAGAAAAAAATATACCTATCATTATGCTTACAGCCAAGGGCGAAGATACAGATAAAGTACTCGGACTTAAAATAGGTGCGGATGATTATGTTACAAAACCGTTTAATCCTATTGAACTAATTGCCAGAGTTAAAGCTCAATTAAGAAGATATATGGAGCTAGGGGTTTATGAGGGATTAAAAAAAGTAATAGATATAAATGGTCTCATATTAAACCAAGAAACAAAAGAGATTATTGCTAATGGTGAAAGAGTTCGTTTAACTTTTACAGAATATAAAATATTAGAGCTTCTTATGGTTAATGCTCCTAGGGTCTATTCAATCGATGAGATTTATGAAAAAGTATGGAATCAACCAAGTTTTTGCTCGGAAAATACAGTAGCAGTACACATCAGAAAAATTCGTGAAAAAATAGAAATTAATTCGAAAGAACCAAGATATTTAAAGGTGGTGTGGGGGATTGGATATAAAATTGAAAAATAA
- a CDS encoding MATE family efflux transporter yields MAKDYLIKERPAKALFVFALPMIIGNFFQQFYTMADSVVVGRFVGENALAAVGASYSLTTVFISIAIGGGIGASVITSRYFGSKDYKKMKQSIYTAMLSFLVLSLILGILGFLTGKEIMQLLNTPENILDMATEYLNIYFLGLPFLFMYNVISAMFNALGRSKIPLYLLIFSSILNIILDVYMVYSLGLGVSGVAWATLIAQGISAVISFILFMRELSSYPCGSQRLFDGMELKSMTKIALPSILQQSTVSIGMMLVQSVVNSFGSEMLAGFSAAMRVESIALVPMAAMGNALSSYTAQNIGAGEYERVRKGFRSGNIIVFIFAVLICIVLESFHTPIISIFLGSEGTHLAMGTGVNYLKFMGWFFILVGIKMSTDGLLRGAGDMKMFTIANLVNLSIRVIVAITMAPRFGIAMVWYAVPIGWSANLVISFFQYRTGKWREI; encoded by the coding sequence ATGGCTAAAGACTATTTGATAAAAGAAAGACCGGCGAAGGCTTTATTTGTTTTTGCTTTGCCCATGATTATAGGTAATTTTTTTCAACAATTTTATACCATGGCAGACTCTGTAGTAGTCGGTCGGTTCGTCGGTGAAAATGCGCTGGCGGCTGTAGGTGCTTCCTATTCTCTTACGACGGTATTTATTTCAATTGCCATCGGGGGTGGTATCGGAGCTTCTGTTATTACCAGTCGATATTTTGGCTCGAAAGATTATAAAAAGATGAAACAGTCTATTTACACTGCTATGTTATCATTTCTAGTTTTGAGTTTAATACTAGGGATTTTAGGATTTTTAACCGGAAAGGAAATTATGCAGTTATTAAATACACCAGAAAATATTTTAGACATGGCAACAGAATATTTAAATATATATTTTTTGGGACTCCCATTTTTATTTATGTATAATGTGATTTCTGCCATGTTTAATGCCTTGGGCCGCTCTAAAATTCCCTTATACCTACTGATATTTTCTTCTATTCTCAATATTATCTTAGATGTATATATGGTCTATTCCTTGGGTCTAGGGGTCAGTGGGGTTGCGTGGGCTACTTTAATTGCCCAGGGAATTTCTGCTGTTATATCCTTTATACTATTTATGAGGGAGCTAAGTTCATATCCCTGTGGGAGTCAAAGGCTTTTCGATGGAATGGAACTTAAAAGCATGACTAAAATAGCTTTACCCTCTATTTTGCAGCAATCTACCGTGTCCATTGGTATGATGCTAGTACAATCCGTAGTTAATAGCTTTGGATCTGAGATGCTAGCTGGGTTTTCAGCTGCCATGCGTGTTGAAAGTATCGCTTTAGTGCCCATGGCAGCCATGGGAAATGCTCTTTCCTCTTACACTGCCCAAAATATTGGTGCTGGGGAATATGAGCGGGTTCGAAAGGGATTCCGCTCAGGAAATATTATTGTATTTATTTTTGCAGTTCTTATTTGCATAGTCCTTGAATCTTTTCATACTCCAATTATTTCAATATTTTTAGGTAGTGAGGGTACTCACCTTGCCATGGGAACAGGGGTAAACTATCTTAAATTCATGGGGTGGTTCTTTATACTTGTTGGGATAAAAATGAGTACAGATGGGTTGCTCCGTGGGGCTGGTGATATGAAGATGTTCACCATCGCTAATCTTGTAAACCTGTCAATCCGAGTAATTGTTGCAATTACTATGGCGCCCCGCTTTGGCATAGCCATGGTATGGTATGCAGTACCAATCGGATGGTCGGCAAACCTTGTAATTTCCTTCTTCCAATACCGAACCGGAAAGTGGAGAGAAATCTAA
- a CDS encoding GTP pyrophosphokinase family protein: MEIQAAVDINQLKVLEKQLTRFLMSYKFGMDELNTKINILKQEFQYIHEYNPIEHVKSRIKTPESILKKVHRKGIEASLPSIRENIKDIAGIRIVCSFVSDIYKLSEMLQNQKDIRTIKYKDYIKTPKPNGYQSLHLILEVPVFMSDRVEDVCVEVQIRTMGMDFWASLEHKIYYKYNEEIPQNLKDELKEAALTVAQLDEKMENLNKEINTFKGSNNTEKNLINLLMHNQTVSLP, from the coding sequence ATGGAAATACAGGCAGCAGTAGATATAAACCAATTAAAAGTATTAGAAAAACAATTAACAAGATTTTTAATGTCTTATAAGTTCGGTATGGATGAATTGAACACAAAAATTAATATCTTAAAACAGGAATTTCAATATATTCATGAATACAATCCCATTGAACATGTAAAATCTAGGATAAAAACCCCCGAAAGCATCCTAAAAAAGGTCCATAGAAAAGGTATAGAGGCTTCATTGCCATCTATAAGAGAAAACATTAAGGACATAGCTGGAATTCGCATTGTTTGCTCATTCGTATCCGACATATACAAATTAAGCGAGATGCTACAAAACCAAAAAGATATAAGAACTATAAAATATAAAGATTATATAAAAACCCCAAAACCCAATGGATACCAAAGCCTTCATTTGATTTTAGAGGTACCTGTCTTTATGTCCGATAGGGTAGAAGACGTCTGTGTAGAAGTTCAAATCCGCACCATGGGTATGGATTTTTGGGCAAGTCTAGAGCATAAAATCTACTACAAGTATAATGAGGAGATTCCCCAAAACTTAAAGGATGAATTAAAAGAGGCTGCACTTACAGTAGCCCAGCTAGATGAGAAAATGGAAAATCTAAACAAAGAAATTAATACATTTAAAGGCTCCAATAATACAGAGAAAAACCTAATAAACCTATTAATGCATAACCAGACCGTATCTCTACCATGA